Within Vicia villosa cultivar HV-30 ecotype Madison, WI linkage group LG1, Vvil1.0, whole genome shotgun sequence, the genomic segment AGCTGGAAGGTTCACGGTGGGTTGCTGAATTCCTGAGCCTTCAGATGTGGTTCGATTAAGATCCAAGGGCTCACAGGTGAGAGTGCATCATGAGCATGCACAATAGCAACGCGCTGGATAATATGATAGCCCTTTACAAAAATATAGGAGGAAAGTACAATATACCTGGGATTCGAACCCCCTCCCTTTGAATCATGTGCAACTCTTGCTTACCATCCAGGCTATAATCATCATCTGTTAACTCAACGTATttcactaaataaataaaaaagaaaacaatcaaaCCTTGAAGCCAGCAGTCAACCGTGGGTCCCGCGGTGTGGTGCATTAACCAATGGaacgaagagagagagagagaggctcGTCACTGAGCAGCCATTGTTGGTGCGCCACGCATGCCATGAGGAAGTCAAAGATTCAAACGTTGGACCTGAGCCAATGCGGTACTGCCACGCTACCTTGGCCAAACCCTGCAAAATTCCGATCCGCCGCCGGAGGTTGTTGCTTCCGTCTTCTCCGGCGAGTTGGCTGCCGGACCCTGCGAAATCAAATGAAAACGCGCGCAACAAAACCCTGTTCCACTAATTCGAGCCCTACGAGTCTAATGGCGCAATCCTTTTGTCCTGAAAATTGCTGTATCGCGAGGTATGAGAAGATGATGCAAATTCGGACAACAATGGCAAGGGCTTGTTCTCGCGTGAAAACTATCATGTGATGGCCCAGACCTCTTTCATACTACCCTGTGAACTCATTGATATCATTAGTTCAGATTAAAACACCTGTAATAATGAAATACAAAAAAACCAAAATACAAGTGAAAACTTAATTACGGTATGCCATATTCAGACGTTCCTGGGCATGGTTTTCGACTCGTCCCCACTCTATAGATCTTCATGAAGATGATTCAACTCCTTGGACTTCTTGAGACTCGCTGTCATGAAAAGTTGCTTGTGCCctaattttagaaaatattttgccTTGTGAAACCTTGTATTCTTGGCTGCAAGCTTCAAACTTCGTCCCCCAGCTTCCCCTATTATCTTAGAATATATATGAATGTCTTTAGGGTTTGATATGGGCTTGGTCCTCCTCTTTCAAATCTCTTGGAATTTTGCATAAGTATTCATGagatttttcttctaattttggctaaaacacctCCCCCCATGCATGAACGAAATTTGGTCTTTCTTAAGGTATTGTTTGGGCCCTTAGGTGATTAAAACAAGATCCACATAAATTAATCCAttcattttgatattttttataagtttatttgatatttaaatgaacaagaattcaaataaatagtaaataaaattataaaaggaTGGATATGGATTTAGAGGTCTCCTATAAAGTCATGACCATGTTTGAAGTGGAAATCTTACGCCCATTaatcaagaaattcaaaattcttcaCTTAGGATTTTATATCTTCTTTGGAATTTCGCAAACTTGTACGTCtcgtatctccctcaatatttGCCATATAACCATATTCTAGGACTTTTTCGAAAGCCCAAAGATTCCTCTAAATGGCCTTTTTGGTTTCGTCTTCATTGAAGCTTCcgtgctcaagttatgagctttgacctaaaaggtgttttttcgttgacttttcggaggacctataatcttttgcaccatatctctcaaatgaagcatttctagcattggcttgtgagagacaaagttgtagagaatcaaatttccttcaaaataggctttgagtgaggaatttatgataaagtatgagagagttatgcccagtcaaatttgagttgactttttctataaaaaccctaatttgaactttgACATttattcatttctgagttttttttattgatgaatcatgatcaacctttgatcaaatgatggatataacctcacatacttgatgttgacccaaaatcttgaagtttgactgtattttgactatggttgacttttaggtcagcatagtcgactattgatcatctgagccattgagtgtgcaatccttggaatagaagcttgataattgacatagaGGTGCCTTGATATATGGGAGACACCTTGGGATCCATTTGAGAGCCTAGAAATTCAAATTCCTTTGATAaactgcaaaccctagttttgagatcctcgattaggagagagtgacttgcgaaaacccttgaaccttgaggcaTTGGAGATGAAAAAGGgaagacaaattttggggtatgacagttatcttgtttactaaaaaaaaaaacctaacacTTCCATCATTTATAAGCACTACACAtcatagaaagaagagaaaattaTATTGTATTGTAAAAAGTTCAAAAAATAGCAAGAAAATTTCATTCTCATACATAATTTTTCCATCTAATTATATACTTGAAGTAATtaaaaatatctctaaaaaaatatagacatttcatataaaaacaaattcaacaaaaatataaacagaaaaaaataaattgaaaaaaaataaaaaattcatcaaatatattttatcctaaaaaaaacagaaatagttatgattataaaaaatagtaattCTTTTACACTTTAAGATATTCTCCTTAAATGCATATCGAATTCACACCATTCAAATTAAACACACCAAATTTTTCAAATGTTTACTTAAGAAATTTGAATaacagaagaaaaagatgataaAGTTATAAATGAGTATTGATAGGAGTAGAAGAAGAACATGTGCTGAAATTGCAAATGTAGTAATCTTAAAAATTAGaatgtatttaaaagaaaattgaGATCTTGAAAATGAAACCATTtttcaattagtttttttttatagtaCAATGTTATTACAAAAGGAGGAACTCATTCTTCTCTAAAGCCAACACAGGTGAAGACAAGCTACAAAATGAGAGATCAGTTATTGCCTTCacattcaaaatattttctagaTCTGAAGAAGACATACAAAGACATGAGCTTCAATCTATGAAATatcaaatcaattttaaatttttaaagggAAAGATATAGAAATTTGCAACAAACTCTATAAACAGAAACTTTAACCAACACCAAAAAAGTTAAAATTGGAACGCTTAAATTTTACCTTATGTTGAAGAAAAACTAAACCTCAAGAACATAAATCTGCACCTAAAATATTCAGATCTATCTTCGacctgaaaaaaaataaaagggcaaAAATATGTCAAAATGAAGGACAAAAAGATAATGGATTTAAGTTAGAGAAAAATTAGTGAGAGATGCGGATGaggatttgttaaaaaaaattagtatgAGAGATGAAAGTGATGAGATTTGTTGGATGAGAAAGAAGGGTAGGAGAGAGTTGTGTGGTTATAGAGGAGGTTTTGTGCGAGAGGAAACATTGGGAATGAAAACGTATGATAGAAAGTAAGTCTGCTTGGTTACCACCCAAATAATAGATCAGCGCAAAACATTGTAATGCAAAGGTGTCCACGTGGATAGGCTCATTGTTGAGTATTGGCAAAAAGGACAAAATTGATATTTCAAGAACATTTaactttcttatatgatagatagttTTAAGATATTGTAATTAcaatttttatattgaatttatagttaaacattttattattataaaatgtttaattttttttttggaataaaatagacttttattagaattccaaaaacatggattacAAAGCGATCAATCGATCCAGCTATCAAGAGGATAAACAACCAAACAAAAAGGAGAAATTAAAAAGCCATATAATTCACAATGTGGCTTTTTAAATCTTTATACCCCCAACTTCTATAAACTATTTTTTCCAGAATATGCTCCAAGACTTTATCTCTGTGCATGGCCTTGCCAAAACAAGTGCCATTTCTGTATAACCAGGCCCCATAAATTGTTTCTGTAATGGCAAGTCTAAAGAGCTTGGCCCTCCATCCTTTACCTTTTCCTTGCCTTTGAATCCACACAATCTCTTCTTCCCATCTTTTAGGAGAATGATGAATATTCAACCAATGTTGAACTGAACTCCAAATGCTCCTCATTTCATCACACTCGAAAAAAAGATGACTCACAGTCTCCTCATTATCACAAAAGCCACATTTGTTGTCACTAAGCAGCCCAAATCTACACAGTCTGCTCTTAGTAGGAATTTTCCCGTGACACACTAGCCAAAAGATAAAAACAGCCCGGGGAGTAGCAGGATTAAACATAAGGAGCTGACTCCATGAAACCGGAGGAGAATCCTGAAAGGCTTTATAGAAATCACTACACTTAAATTTCTGCCTCATGTTCATGTCTTCCCAGATGGTTTGGTGTTCTTGAAGACAGTCTCTTTGATTCAAAATGGCACGCATTATCCAAGAATGAGTCGGCTTACTCTGCAGCTCCATAATCGTATGCCTCTTAAGATAATAGGAATTTATCCACTTAACCCAAAAACTATCAGATTTGTTGCAAATATTCCACAATAGCTTCAGCATAGTGCATTCATTCCAAATGAGCAAGTTGATTATGCCAAGACCACCATGCTTTAGTGGTTTGCAAACCTTAGCCCAAGCAACTGGGCTTTTGCGGGACACTACATCTTTGCCAGTCCAAAGAAAAGATATGCATATAGAATCAATCTTCCTAATAACAGATTTGGGAAGGGGGAAACAAAGCATCCAATAGTTAGCCATTGCAAAAGAAATGCTTTTGATAAACATGAGCCTATCTGCATAGCTTAGGAGTTTAGAGGACCAGTGACTGATTCTAGAAACAATCTTATCAATAAGAACCATGTAATGACTGACTGACAGCTTTTTACTGGTAAGAGGCACCCCTAGGTATCTAAAGGGGAGGGAGCCTTCTTTGAACATGGAGAGTTTCAAAATCTCAGATTTCACATCAGTGGAAGCAGAGCCAAAGTAGATCTTACTTTTAGCCTTGTTTACCTTCATACCAGTTGAATTCAGGAAGCTATGAAATTCCTTGAGCAGCAAGTCAACAGAGTTCACATCACCCCTAGAAAAAAATAGAACATCATCAGCAAACATAAGGTTGGTCAATTGGACTTTTAAACACTTTGAGTGATGCTTGAATCCTGAGTTGAGCTGCATTTGATGAAGCTTTCTTTGAAGATACTCCATTGGCAAGGCAAACAAGTAAggagatattggatctccttgccTAATGCCTCTTTTTGCTAGGAGAAGTTGAGAAAGATTGCCATTTATGTTGAACCTCTAAGAGACAGAGGTTAGGGTAATGAGAATCCAGTTGATGAATTTGCAAGGAATCCCCATTTCTTGCATAATGGTTTCCAGAGCATTCCAATCAATCATATCATATGCTTTTTGCATATCAACTTGAATCATGCATCTAGGAGGCCCCCCACTTCGACTGTAACCTTTAATTAATTCATAGGCTAGTAAGATGTGGCTATGGATCTGTTGCCCTGGTATAAAGGCAGCTTAATTTGGGCTGACAAGACTAGCAATAACAGGACTTATCCTGGCTGTGAGGATCCTTGATATAATTTTGTAAAAGGTAGTACACACAGAGATGGGCCTAAAATCTTTGACACTCTTAGCAGACTGACTTTTAGGGACAAGAGTAACTAAGGTACAGTTGAAGGCCTTGTAAAGTTTTCCTTTATCAAAGAACTCTTGAATAGCATTAATAAGATCATGCTTAATGATATCCCAAGTGCTTTTGAAAAACTTAGCATTGTATCCATCTAGGCTAGGAGCAGACTAGTCATCAATACCTTTGAGAGCTCTAAAAACTTCTTCTGTAGAAACAGGTTCTATAAGGCAATCTCTTTGGTTTCTATTAAGCTGGCTTCACCTTCTCATGGCAGCAATGTCTTTTCCCCATGAGATTACCATAGAATTCTAAAACTTCATTTTCAATGGCAATTTGAGAAGTCGGAATAGTACCATCATCTTTAGTCAGCATAGTGAGTGCTTTAGAGTTTTGTCTGGCTTTAATAGAAGCATGGAAGAAAGCAGTGTTTGCATCCCCAGTTTGAAGCCATTTGATCTTGGCCCTCTGTCTAATGGTTGAGTCTTCAATCTCATTCCATTTGATAAGGTCATCAGTACATCTCTTAACATCTTGAATCAAAGAACTGCTCAATCTATCAGAGGCAAGCTTTTGTTGAGcatcaagaagtttatctcttgCCTTGGTCATATTCTGTTTGGCTAAAATAAGAGGCTTGTTAAGTTTGTACAAAACAGGCTGAAGCCTTTTCAACTTTTGCCACAAAatgtttaaattattatttaaacattatgtttaaataataatttaaattctccGTTTACACTATTATGATTATGATTactagaaatattttttttccatcAAACTGAAAAtagtaatattaatttttttaaacttataatcTCTTTTATTTATCATCAAAAGTAATATTACTTTGAATTAGATGATTACTAGAATAGTTTGCTTTTATGGGAATGTTGCTGGAAAAATCAATAGTGAAATTTTCAAGATGATGTAGGATGCTCACAGCCTACTAAGGAATAATGTTTCGGCTCTTTTGGAAGTCGAACGAGTTTCGCTTAAGGGTATCAATTGGATTCATTAAGCTAAAATTCATTCAATCCTTCCACCAAAAAATTTATCTAATCCATCCACcacataaaaaataagttaatggatggattaaatccatctatttatatacatggatagatccaatccatccaacatattttgataatccaatggattatttttattttatactttaaatgttttaaattatttttttaaaaaaataataaaaatggtttttttttaataataaaatttaaaaatacaaaaaaaaattgagtttcttCAAAAAATTGAAATATCAATTTTTTATCGAAAAAATAATAAATCGAGTTATTTGAAAAAACGAAAGATcgtgttttttcaaaaaaaagaaaaaaatcgagtttttttcaaaataacgaaatattgatttttttcggaaaaacgcgAAGGCAAGTTTTTTtctcgaaaaacgaaaaaatcaagttttttttggaaaaaacgaaaaaaattcgagttttttttggaaaaacgaaaaagtCAAGTTTctttggaaaaacgaaaaaaaaaagcgagtttttttggaaaaacgatAATGTCaagttttttttcggaaaaacaaaaaattgagttttttcggaaaaacgaaaaaatcgaggtttttcgaaaaaaaacaaaaaacgagttttttcggaaaaacaaaaaagtcgagtttttttaagaaaaacgaaaaatcgagGTTTTTTCGAAAAacacaaaatcaagttttttcggaaaaatgaAGAGTAGagttttttggaaaaacaaaatatcaagttttttcggaaaaacgaagagtcgagttttttggaaaaacaaaatatcaagttttttcggaaaaacgaagagtcgagtttttttttcttcggaaaaacgaaaaaaatcgagtttcttTCGGAAAAATAAAAAACTGATTATTTTCGAGAAAACAAAATCTCgagtttttcggaaaaacaaaaagTCGAGTtattttcggaaaaacgaaaaagtcgagtttttttggaaaattgaaaaatcgagttttttcggaaaaacgaaaaaattcaaatttttcggaaaaacgaaaaaaatattttagaatatttaaattttttgttttatgaaattaaaaaaaaattaagtattttttaattatattttggatggatgaatatccatccattagaaatatgttaatggatgaattttattctttaattgaTGGATAGGATTGGATTTTTATTAAGAAGGTTTAGTGGATtggtaatggattaatggattggtttggtccatccaatccatccattttggcACCCCTATAATACTCACTCTTGGCTGTCTATCTCAGAAAGACGAGCTTGAGTTTGATGTTATTCTCAAAGATGTAGCATCAAATAGGTTAAAATATGTGAATGTTGGTTTTTGAATGTGAGTTTTTCTTGGTCAGTGTTGTTTATGATATTTAAGTTTTTCATTCTATAGGAATAATTTTTACCAGATTATTGCTGTAAGTAGATCGACGAGATATAAAATTACAATCAAATTTGTCTCCAGTTATCGTTTGCACTCTAATTTGTCTAACTTTATCTAATTTTAATTACTGAGTaactttatttaattatgtagTATCTATTGCAGAGGCGGTTTTCGTGTAGGCCGAAATTACTTCCCCAATGATCCTAGACATCTCGATCGTATGAAAGATGACATGTTTCATGCCTTAGGGCAATTTGCAAGCTTTATAACAACACAAACCGGCATTTGTCTCAATATAGGTAGGTTGTGCAAAAGCTGGCACATAAACATATACATCCctaaatatatgtttgttattaTGATGTTGATTCCTTACTTATAATATTTGTTTAGATATGTCAACAACGATTGTCTTTCCTCCGACTGTTCTCCGTTTCTTGGCTTTTAATCAAAGTACTACTGCTAGTGGTCTCTCTATTGACTGGCAAAAGGTAACCAAGTGATATGAACCCTTcttaatttttcatttaattgtttgttgttattgttatatcAAGACCTGGTCCTTTGTATATTTTAATGTATAGGCTACAGAGACTCTACAAAATTTAAGAATACAAGCCACTGACTCAAAGAGAGAGTATGTGATTAATGGGCTTAGTGATCTGTTATGTGAAAGAGCAAATGTAAGTTTTTTATATAACAATATAGATTACATTTGATGATATGGTATCCatttattaagataaaataaTAACACAGCACACTCCTTCTCCTTAATAGggacttttgttttctagtttttactttaattattaatGGAGAGGTGTGTTCTGTAGGTTTAGTATGAAGAAGAAAAGAGACGGGACTGGAGAAGTCTATTTTGAAGagataagtgtttttaaatatttcACCGAGAGGAAGGCGATCTCGTTGACGTATTCTGATAAATATTCGTGTGTTAATGTTAGAAAGCCCAATAGACCAGTTTATTTACCAATTGAGGTAGATTAGTGGTTTTATATTTTGTTGTGTCTACCTGTATAGAAACAATTAATTTGAAACTctgatttcacttttttttctctcCTGAAACTCTGATTAACATCTCTTTTTCCTAGCTTTGCATGCTTTATCTTGAAAGGTACACCGAAGATCTTCAGCGTTACCAACAAGTATCTTTTGTTATGCATTCGAGACTCTCGCCACAACGACGAAAGGTTGCTTTGTCCCATGTAAGTATAATTACTATATATATTGAATATTGGTCGTTCTTTTTTTGATAAGTGATGAATTTTGTATTAAAATCAAGCACTAGGGTGCTTAACCCAAATACAACCAAGAAAACAATTCGAAATATAGACGAACCAACTTAAAACCTACATGAAGACAGATAAAAGACTAGTAAACCACATATTCTTATCGATATCCAAAGAACCTAGTTAGTTGCCTAGCTTCAAAACTAGACAAAACTTGAACCATATTCGCCTTCCACATTGTTAAAACCCCTTCTGATCTGCCACAAGCCTTCTTCGCCGACCAATGAATCTCCTTATCGCCCCATAAAGATTTCACCAACATATCTTCCCCCGAACAAATCTTAGTTTCTTGTAACATACAAAAGTCCATacaaatcgagtttttttttcgaaaaaacgaaaaaaatcaaggtttttggaaaaacacaaaaaattgagtttttttcagaaaaacaaaaaagagttttttttcggaaaaacaaaaaacgagttttttcggaaaaacaaaaagtcgagttttttttcggaaaaatgaaaaaaatcaagtttttttggaaaaacgaaaaaatcgagatttttcgaaaaaacaagaatatcgagtttttttggaaaaacgatAAAGTTgggtttttttttagaaaaacaaaaaattgaattttttcggaaaaacaaaaattcaagttTTTTCAGTAATTTGTTGTGGCGCTGTTTGTTGTTTGGCTTTTAATGCAAAATCAAGTTAAAATAACCAAGGAGAGTTAAACCATGGACCTCTTTCAAGAGAAAACCTTACATCCATATGTTCTACCACTAGACCACATGCATGTGTTTGAAATAATTCTTCCCCAATATATTTATAACACAGTTTTGCATTaaaccttaaaaaaaattattaactgaaagtaaaaattaaaaaattattaatgataaaattaacataataattataaatatttaactgaaagtaataattattaaaaaataattgttgaaaataaatagtcattttattaaatatttactttcagtttatttatttatttatatatatttattaaatatttaattatttacattTATAATCTATTAAAATACATTcagtttacttatttatttatttaaaagatatttatttattttcagtttaTTAAATTACGTTCAATatttattttcagtttatctaatAGATACcttcaatatttatttaaatatttatttatttttagtttattatatatttatagtaatttatttatttatttattaaatatttataaaaatacattCCATTTTcagtttaaatatttatttttagtttttatatatttatttaaacacGTTCAATATTTAAAATACcttcaatatttatttaaaatacttaataaatttgtaattttaatttaaattgtttaatttaataatacaaattaaaatacttaatgataataaattaataaaattaaaataatgattgtttaatacttttaattttatttatattttcaatttattataattttattattttcagtttttaaataatttttgtttaataatttttaaatttatttataataaactaTGTAAAATAacgtttaattttaatttaattatatatactatatataataacgttttaatttttttggaataaatactATATAATATTAACATattcattttgaaataaataatacacaattaaaataatattcatgtaaaaaataataaattgtacTCATGTATAATAATTTTCATGTAAAATTAATTTGGAAAATAAATAGTAGTTATGTAATATAAATAGTAGTTATgtaatatattgatttttatgcaAGTTAATACACAAGAAAAACAAATGGTACAGTGGTAAGGTCTTACAAGATTGTTTTTGGGATTCTCCCATATGACAGGGGCAAAATAGGGTTAAAcactttaaattattattttttatgaaatttaaaaaaaaaagaattttttaattattttttggatggatggatatccatccattagaaataTGTTAATGGATGAATTTAATGGATTTTATtctttaatggatggattggattgaatTTTTATTAAGGGAGTTTTGTGAATTGGTATTGGATTAATGGATTGATTTGGTCCATCTATTAACCATCCAATTCATATCCATCCAatctatccattttgccacccctagttcgCTAGCGGTTGAAGAAGCCAATATCCATACGGTCAgttaggggtgatcgtatccgaaccaatccaaaaggaaaaccgcaaaccgaaccaatccaaaccgaaaaccgcaaaaaccgcatttggtttggatggttttggatgatttttgagtcaaaccgcacggttcggttcggtttgcggttttcatttcactaaaccgaaccaaaccgaaccgaaccgcatatttaactaaacttttgaatttctataattaatttattatattttcaatccaATTGCAATATTGTACACTCACGTCACATGACTCACTATTCTTTCATTCTTCCTTCctattcaacatttcaacttcattatctgatttctctctcactcattATAGAGAAGCATTTGGTGTATATGTAGCACTGATAATAGTTATTCCTGAAgttgtaatgttgtattaatatttagaacTGAAGTTATCTGATACTTGTATATGTGGTATGTAATTTACTagttagtatgtagtttattagtatgaaaaattgtatatagtatgtagtatgaataattgaagttatattagtaatttagtatgtagtatatgtaaaatacatGATCCACTTATATGGTTgtaattttggtgtaaaatacTTATATGGAAGAATAAATTATTTTGGtgtaattagtatgaaaaacttctttttaatggtattgtaatatatgtaatatatgtatggaagaatgaattattttactttttttatttcagtacatttttattttatggtgtaaacCGCAGCCCACCGAACTGATcctaaccgcattagttt encodes:
- the LOC131613340 gene encoding uncharacterized protein LOC131613340, with amino-acid sequence MEYLQRKLHQMQLNSGFKHHSKCLKVQLTNLMFADDVLFFSRGDVNSVDLLLKEFHSFLNSTGMKVNKAKSKIYFGSASTDVKSEILKLSMFKEGSLPFRYLGVPLTSKKLSVSHYMVLIDKIVSRISHWSSKLLSYADRLMFIKSISFAMANYWMLCFPLPKSVIRKIDSICISFLWTGKDVVSRKSPVAWAKVCKPLKHGGLGIINLLIWNECTMLKLLWNICNKSDSFWVKWINSYYLKRHTIMELQSKPTHSWIMRAILNQRDCLQEHQTIWEDMNMRQKFKCSDFYKAFQDSPPVSWSQLLMFNPATPRAVFIFWLVCHGKIPTKSRLCRFGLLSDNKCGFCDNEETVSHLFFECDEMRSIWSSVQHWLNIHHSPKRWEEEIVWIQRQGKGKGWRAKLFRLAITETIYGAWLYRNGTCFGKAMHRDKVLEHILEKIVYRSWGYKDLKSHIVNYMAF